In the genome of Euleptes europaea isolate rEulEur1 chromosome 7, rEulEur1.hap1, whole genome shotgun sequence, one region contains:
- the LOC130480462 gene encoding LOW QUALITY PROTEIN: gametocyte-specific factor 1-like (The sequence of the model RefSeq protein was modified relative to this genomic sequence to represent the inferred CDS: inserted 1 base in 1 codon), with the protein MADIYVDALDPEKQIQCLYDKNHQIRACRFPYHLVKCRKNHPDIVELLAMCPFNAHHQVCRAEISQHISSCDDKRFIEQDTASQSGNYRKEPNVVSTWQSLPCKEHWDKDLGDESKSVFIWXHETNSSTMGHKNHLPSGIRVPRSLSYVLPWKSSARN; encoded by the exons ATGGCTGACATCTATGTTGATGCTTTGGATCCAGAGAAACAAATACAGTGTCTGTATGACAAGAACCACCAAATAAGAGCATGTAGGTTCCCCTATCACCTCGTCAAATGCCGCAAGAATCACCCAGATATTGTGGAGCTGCTGGCGATGTGCCCCTTTAATGCCCACCACCAGGTCTGCAGAGCAGAGATCAGCCAACACATATCCAGCTGTGATGACAAAAGATTCATTGAGCAGGACACTGCAAGTCAGTCGGGCAACTACAGAAAAGAACCCAATGTAGTAAGCACATGGCAGTCTCTTCCATGCAAAGAACACTGGGACAAAGATTTAGGAGACGAATCGAAGTCTGTTTTCATCT GACATGAGACAAACAGTTCAACCATGGGACATAAGAACCATCTGCCTTCAGGTATCCGAGTCCCCAGGTCCTTGTCGTATGTCCTGCCATGGAAGAGCAGTGCGCGAAATTGA